The DNA region TAAGAGACACATCCCCTCCCTTTTCCTAAACTTCTTACTACCGCTTTGCGGAGGGTGGGGCAGGGGGCTTGAATTCGTTTATTTTTTTTCCAGGCCGAGTTTGGCGACTACGTTGTCTGCGGTTTTTCTGGTGTACTCTTTTTCGGAGAGGGCTTCCTTTTCCTCGGGCGAAATGACCAGTTCCGGCTTGTTGGCAAGGGCTGTGTCAGGGGTGACTTCGAACTCGGGCGGGAAGCTGTTGTTGAAATACATGTTCTGGAAGTCCACGAACTTGAGCTGGTGGGCCGTGGAGTCCAGGATGCACAGTTCCTCTCTGGTGACCAGGCCAAGTTCCAGGGCGCGTTTGGCTCCGGCAAAGGATTCGCCGCCCTGAGTGCAGGCGATGTGGCCGTTCATGTTGGCCTGGATCATGGAATCCATGATCTGCTGCTCGGTCACCTGTATGACCTGGAAGGCATCCGGGCCGCCCACCGCTTCGAACTTCTCGGCGAAGTATTTGACGCGGGGGAAGGAGACCGGGTTGCCGATCATGGCGGCCTGGGCCACGGAGGCACTGACCGTCATGGGGGCGTATTTGCGTTCCTTGGGATTGTCTACGGAGTAATAGCGGTAGACCGGGTCCGCGTGATGGGACTGGACGCCGAAGATGCGCGGCAGGTCATGGATGATGTTCAGGTCATAGAGCTTGAGGAAACCGGCCATGATGGCGGTGATATTGCCCGCATTGCCGATGGGAACGAAGATGCATTTGCCTTTCAGGTCCCAGTCGTACCATTGGGCGCACTCAAAGGCGTAGGATTCCTGGCCGAGGATGCGCCAGGCGTTCTTGGAGTTGAGCAGGGCCACGCGGTAGTTGTCGGCC from Pseudodesulfovibrio sp. S3 includes:
- the thrC gene encoding threonine synthase, whose amino-acid sequence is MTADLFPSYRGHMEYFCLGCGKRFPTDELHYTCPDCGGVFLLDNLLFDELKKIPGDQWREIFDGRAASKKTALRGIFRFYELMAPVLEEEDIVYLGEGNTPVIESSSTLNAATGLTTAYKNDGQNPSASFKDRGMACGFSYLRSLIRRHGWDQILTVCASTGDTSAAAALYASYVGGAIKSVVILPHGKVTAAQLAQPLGSGAVVLEVPGVFDDCMKVVEHLADNYRVALLNSKNAWRILGQESYAFECAQWYDWDLKGKCIFVPIGNAGNITAIMAGFLKLYDLNIIHDLPRIFGVQSHHADPVYRYYSVDNPKERKYAPMTVSASVAQAAMIGNPVSFPRVKYFAEKFEAVGGPDAFQVIQVTEQQIMDSMIQANMNGHIACTQGGESFAGAKRALELGLVTREELCILDSTAHQLKFVDFQNMYFNNSFPPEFEVTPDTALANKPELVISPEEKEALSEKEYTRKTADNVVAKLGLEKK